A stretch of the Symmachiella macrocystis genome encodes the following:
- a CDS encoding metallophosphoesterase, producing MNSLDLVSFMTVLNNLRAFKPSWIQVAFIGVIVCSFVTPVFAEDDAKFEPFTFVQLCDTQLGMGGYEHDIQTFRQAVKQINEMDPDFVVICGDLVNTANDTSFVDFKTIKSDLTVACYCAPGNHDVGKPDSKALKRYRETIGKDYFSLKHKGYTFVFTNTQLWKAPLKGESEKHAAWVAQILSEAKQNQSPVMMVGHFPLFVKKPDEKETYYNLPIETRHQLLDLYKQNGVLAVLAGHTHTTIINDYDGMQLVNGEVTSKSFDKRPLGFRLWTVESLQTAKHEFVPLTNQFEELKQK from the coding sequence TTGAATTCATTAGACCTGGTTTCATTCATGACAGTCCTCAACAACCTGCGCGCTTTCAAACCCTCTTGGATTCAGGTCGCTTTCATTGGCGTCATCGTCTGTTCTTTCGTGACTCCCGTTTTCGCTGAAGACGATGCGAAATTCGAGCCGTTTACGTTTGTGCAGCTTTGTGACACGCAATTGGGAATGGGGGGATACGAGCATGATATCCAGACATTCAGACAAGCGGTGAAGCAGATCAATGAAATGGATCCCGATTTTGTCGTGATTTGCGGCGATCTGGTCAATACTGCGAATGATACTTCATTCGTGGATTTCAAGACCATCAAGAGTGATTTGACGGTCGCCTGTTATTGCGCTCCGGGAAATCATGATGTGGGCAAACCAGATTCCAAGGCTCTGAAACGTTACCGTGAGACGATCGGTAAAGACTATTTCAGTCTCAAACACAAAGGCTACACGTTTGTGTTCACCAACACTCAACTTTGGAAAGCTCCGCTCAAAGGAGAATCTGAAAAGCATGCTGCCTGGGTCGCGCAGATCTTGTCAGAAGCCAAGCAAAACCAATCGCCCGTCATGATGGTGGGGCACTTTCCGTTGTTTGTGAAAAAACCGGACGAAAAGGAAACGTATTACAATCTCCCGATAGAGACACGCCATCAATTGTTGGACCTCTACAAACAAAATGGCGTGCTGGCAGTCCTTGCCGGTCATACACACACCACGATCATCAACGACTATGACGGCATGCAATTGGTGAATGGCGAAGTCACCAGCAAAAGTTTTGACAAACGCCCCCTGGGATTTCGCTTGTGGACCGTTGAATCTCTTCAAACAGCGAAACATGAATTCGTGCCTCTCACAAACCAATTCGAAGAACTGAAACAAAAGTAG
- a CDS encoding transposase, with protein sequence MRLTFVFWPSVRRHKHGVQDGAKTQLTDEQWDRIKDLFPWEPPTRYGGRPRKHPRDCLEGILWVLRSGARWKDLPNTFPSFSTCWRRFQEWTAAGIFKVAWARLLQELDDLGEINWEETMADGTFSPAKKGAPRSAKPNAVREPRSCCSSTAKVCRWESTPNQPTLPK encoded by the coding sequence ATGAGATTGACGTTTGTGTTCTGGCCGTCTGTTCGACGGCACAAGCACGGCGTCCAGGACGGAGCCAAGACACAACTTACGGATGAGCAATGGGATCGGATCAAAGACCTCTTTCCGTGGGAACCACCTACGAGATATGGCGGACGCCCCCGCAAGCATCCCCGCGATTGCCTGGAAGGCATCCTGTGGGTGCTTCGCAGCGGTGCGCGTTGGAAAGATTTACCAAACACTTTTCCCTCTTTTTCAACTTGCTGGCGACGGTTCCAAGAATGGACCGCGGCGGGCATCTTCAAAGTCGCTTGGGCGCGGCTGCTGCAGGAACTCGACGATCTGGGCGAGATCAACTGGGAGGAAACGATGGCCGATGGCACGTTTTCCCCAGCAAAAAAAGGGGCGCCGAGGTCGGCAAAACCAAACGCGGTAAGGGAACCAAGATCATGTTGCTCATCGACGGCGAAGGTTTGCCGTTGGGAGTCGACACCGAATCAGCCAACACTGCCGAAGTGA
- a CDS encoding transposase, whose translation MLLIDGEGLPLGVDTESANTAEVNLIERLVDRRTTQRQPQRLIYDKAGDSDPLRERLAARGIELICPHRRNRKRRPTQDGRKLRRYKRRYKVERTIAWLQSFRRLVTRYEYHAHLFKGFVQLACLFTTLQRF comes from the coding sequence ATGTTGCTCATCGACGGCGAAGGTTTGCCGTTGGGAGTCGACACCGAATCAGCCAACACTGCCGAAGTGAATTTGATCGAACGGTTGGTGGACCGCCGCACGACGCAGCGGCAGCCGCAGCGGTTGATTTACGACAAAGCCGGCGACAGCGATCCGTTGCGTGAACGTTTGGCGGCGCGGGGCATCGAATTGATTTGTCCGCATCGCCGCAACCGCAAAAGGCGTCCCACGCAGGACGGCCGCAAATTGCGACGCTACAAACGGCGTTACAAAGTCGAACGCACGATTGCTTGGCTGCAATCTTTCCGGCGTCTTGTAACACGTTACGAATATCATGCGCACCTCTTCAAGGGCTTCGTACAACTCGCGTGTTTGTTCACTACGTTACAGAGGTTTTGA